One window of Phycisphaeraceae bacterium genomic DNA carries:
- a CDS encoding prepilin-type N-terminal cleavage/methylation domain-containing protein: protein MSILLKEWRAPSRPKRGFTLIELLVVVAIIALLIGILLPALGEARRQAKLALSMSNIKQMGVATANYASDFKDKMSCFSWQAGKAMPIQSGLTTLINAPAGPGGDVQAAANQAVDILRFRAGRGNGTAAPITQIQGWIPHVLYSHLVVNDYLQQKLPERMVVDPADFARLSWQDDPVNKYEKNFWTPNQPSFGGNTDRRWPYSSSYQMVACGYDRGAPVNGRITQSTAHTSYYQMPTSPAGALLGDKKRSGVSFPAGKIEWMMQEQYHFGKRNRYFADEQARVPNGFFDGSVRVVATRDSNPGGNPNFPTQVNTYMNSVYQPRDWEARAPDGSGNYPFDRLYYRWTRSGMKGIDFNGGLNETTGKYEEIVSAGY, encoded by the coding sequence ATGTCGATATTGTTGAAGGAGTGGCGTGCGCCGTCGCGTCCAAAGCGAGGGTTCACCCTCATCGAGTTGCTCGTGGTCGTTGCGATCATTGCGCTGCTCATCGGTATCCTCCTGCCAGCGCTCGGTGAGGCGCGAAGGCAGGCGAAGCTCGCACTGTCTATGTCCAACATCAAGCAGATGGGAGTGGCAACAGCCAACTACGCGTCTGACTTCAAGGACAAGATGTCGTGCTTCTCGTGGCAGGCTGGAAAAGCCATGCCGATCCAGAGCGGACTCACGACACTCATTAATGCACCGGCAGGTCCTGGAGGTGATGTGCAGGCAGCTGCGAACCAGGCTGTCGACATCCTCAGGTTCAGAGCGGGCCGTGGCAACGGCACAGCTGCGCCGATCACACAGATCCAGGGCTGGATCCCCCACGTGCTCTACTCGCACCTTGTTGTCAACGACTATCTGCAGCAGAAGCTGCCCGAACGCATGGTTGTTGATCCGGCCGACTTTGCTCGCTTGAGCTGGCAGGACGATCCGGTCAACAAGTACGAGAAGAACTTCTGGACACCAAACCAACCCTCATTCGGAGGTAACACAGACCGTCGCTGGCCGTACAGCTCCAGCTACCAGATGGTGGCCTGCGGCTACGACCGAGGCGCCCCAGTCAACGGACGTATCACACAGAGCACAGCGCACACAAGCTATTACCAGATGCCGACCAGTCCTGCTGGCGCGTTGCTCGGTGACAAGAAGCGTTCGGGTGTGTCGTTCCCCGCTGGCAAGATCGAGTGGATGATGCAGGAGCAGTACCACTTCGGCAAGCGCAACCGCTACTTTGCCGACGAGCAGGCACGGGTTCCAAACGGGTTCTTCGACGGCTCGGTCCGTGTCGTTGCCACTCGTGATTCAAACCCGGGCGGCAATCCCAACTTCCCGACCCAGGTCAACACCTACATGAACAGTGTGTATCAACCTCGCGACTGGGAAGCACGTGCTCCTGATGGCTCGGGTAACTACCCGTTCGATCGTCTGTACTACCGCTGGACACGCTCGGGCATGAAGGGCATCGACTTCAACGGTGGCCTGAACGAGACGACCGGCAAGTACGAGGAGATCGTCAGCGCTGGGTATTGA
- a CDS encoding prepilin-type N-terminal cleavage/methylation domain-containing protein has product MSILLKEWRAPSRPKRGFTLIELLVVVAIIALLIGILLPALGEARRQAKLALSMSNIKQMGVATANYASDFKDKMSCFSWQAGKAMPIQSGLTTLITAPTGANGDVQAAANQAVDILRFRAGRGNGTAAPITQIQGWIPHVLYSHLVVNDYLQQKLPERMVVDPADFARLSWQDDPVNKFEKNFWTPNQVPFAGNDTRRWPYSSSYQMVACGYDRGAPVNGRIVQSAASTSAYQMPTSPAGALLGDKKRSGVSFPAGKIEWMMQEQYHFGKRNRYFADEQARVPNGFFDGSVRVVATRDSNPGGNPNFPTQVNTYMASVYIPKDWEARGPDGSGNYPFDRLYYRWTRSGMKGIDFNGGLNETTGKYEEIVSAGY; this is encoded by the coding sequence ATGTCGATATTGTTGAAGGAGTGGCGTGCGCCGTCGCGTCCAAAGCGAGGGTTCACCCTCATCGAGTTGCTCGTGGTCGTTGCGATCATCGCGCTGCTCATCGGTATCCTCCTGCCAGCGCTCGGTGAGGCGCGAAGGCAGGCGAAGCTCGCACTGTCTATGTCCAACATCAAGCAGATGGGAGTGGCAACAGCCAACTACGCGTCTGACTTCAAGGACAAGATGTCGTGCTTCTCGTGGCAGGCTGGAAAAGCCATGCCGATCCAGAGCGGACTCACGACGCTCATCACTGCACCAACCGGTGCCAATGGCGATGTGCAGGCAGCTGCGAACCAGGCTGTCGACATCCTCAGGTTCAGAGCGGGTCGTGGCAACGGCACAGCTGCGCCGATCACACAGATCCAGGGCTGGATCCCCCACGTGCTCTACTCGCACCTTGTTGTCAACGACTATCTGCAGCAGAAGCTGCCCGAACGCATGGTTGTTGATCCGGCCGACTTTGCTCGCTTGAGCTGGCAGGACGATCCGGTCAACAAGTTCGAAAAGAACTTCTGGACGCCGAATCAGGTACCGTTTGCTGGCAATGACACCCGTCGCTGGCCGTACAGCTCCAGCTACCAGATGGTGGCCTGCGGCTACGACCGAGGCGCCCCAGTCAACGGACGTATCGTACAGAGCGCAGCGAGCACAAGCGCATACCAGATGCCGACCAGTCCTGCTGGCGCGTTGCTTGGTGACAAGAAGCGTTCGGGTGTGTCGTTCCCCGCTGGCAAGATCGAGTGGATGATGCAGGAGCAGTACCACTTCGGCAAGCGCAACCGCTACTTTGCCGACGAGCAGGCACGGGTTCCAAACGGGTTCTTCGACGGCTCGGTCCGTGTCGTTGCCACTCGTGATTCAAACCCGGGCGGCAATCCCAACTTCCCGACCCAGGTCAACACCTACATGGCCAGCGTGTATATCCCCAAAGACTGGGAAGCACGCGGACCGGACGGCTCGGGTAACTACCCGTTCGATCGTCTGTACTACCGCTGGACACGCTCGGGCATGAAGGGCATCGACTTCAACGGTGGCCTGAACGAGACGACCGGCAAGTACGAGGAGATCGTCAGCGCTGGGTATTGA
- a CDS encoding prepilin-type N-terminal cleavage/methylation domain-containing protein, with product MRKDFGQPSTASLLCKKQSFRNWKGFTLIELLVVVAIIALLIGILLPALGEARRQAKLALSMSNIKQMGVATANYASDFNGLTASFSWQPGKPMPTQYPDLVMVPSTQPMQAAANQAVDILRRRTGRENPSSNGFVVMTQWIPFVLYSHLVVNDYLQQKLPERMVVDPADYARLSWQDDPINKFDTGFWQPVQPPPSQNNRRWPYSSSYQYVPAAYDRSNVGARIEQGQFTEVYVYGENTRLGQRSRASVSFPSRKVEWMMEAQLHFGKRDRYFADPQARVLNGFFDGSVRIVATTDANPGGAPNSPQLLAVHVPLSTANYYPSSWEPKNPRGDHGIYPFQALYYRWTRSGLKGIDLNGGENDNGTFNEIVSSAY from the coding sequence ATGCGAAAAGACTTTGGACAACCCAGTACGGCATCTCTTCTTTGCAAGAAACAAAGTTTTCGTAACTGGAAGGGATTTACACTGATTGAGCTGCTCGTGGTCGTTGCGATCATTGCGCTGCTCATCGGTATCCTCCTGCCAGCGCTCGGTGAGGCGCGAAGGCAGGCGAAGCTCGCACTGTCTATGTCCAACATCAAGCAGATGGGAGTGGCGACAGCCAACTACGCATCTGACTTCAACGGACTCACCGCATCGTTTTCATGGCAGCCTGGCAAGCCGATGCCAACCCAGTACCCAGATCTTGTTATGGTCCCATCAACCCAACCGATGCAGGCCGCAGCAAACCAAGCAGTCGATATACTGCGTAGGAGAACAGGCAGAGAGAATCCCAGTTCAAACGGATTTGTTGTCATGACCCAGTGGATTCCGTTTGTTCTTTATTCACATCTTGTCGTCAACGACTATCTACAGCAGAAGCTGCCCGAACGCATGGTTGTCGATCCTGCTGATTATGCACGTCTGAGCTGGCAGGACGATCCAATCAACAAGTTTGATACCGGCTTCTGGCAACCTGTGCAGCCTCCGCCATCACAGAACAACCGTCGCTGGCCATACAGTTCCAGTTACCAGTACGTTCCCGCAGCCTATGACAGGAGCAATGTCGGCGCACGCATTGAACAGGGACAGTTTACCGAGGTGTACGTGTATGGCGAGAACACGAGACTCGGCCAGCGCTCACGTGCGTCGGTCTCATTTCCAAGCCGGAAGGTGGAGTGGATGATGGAAGCACAACTCCACTTCGGCAAACGCGACAGGTACTTTGCTGATCCACAGGCCCGGGTGCTCAACGGGTTCTTTGATGGTTCGGTGCGAATCGTTGCGACAACCGATGCGAATCCTGGTGGTGCTCCAAACTCGCCGCAACTGCTCGCTGTACACGTACCGCTCAGCACAGCAAACTATTACCCCTCGTCGTGGGAACCAAAGAATCCTCGCGGCGACCACGGCATCTACCCGTTCCAGGCATTGTACTATCGCTGGACTCGCTCCGGCCTGAAGGGTATTGACCTGAACGGGGGCGAGAACGACAACGGCACATTCAACGAGATCGTTTCCTCAGCGTATTAA
- a CDS encoding phosphoglycerate dehydrogenase — protein sequence MKVLIADKFEDFGIDALKRLGCEVSSDPSLSPETLIAAISAFQPDILIVRSTKVPAAVIDAASSVKLIIRAGAGYDNIDCAAAAARHIGVCNCPGMNAIAVAELAMGHLIACDRNLMDQKTALMQGKWNKKGFAGARGLKGSTLGIVGLGAIGKELAKRARAFDINLIIWSRSITPEAAAELGATCAGNDRAALLNMLPQCDHVSIHVASAPDTDGMCDETFFAAMKPGSTFINTARGSVCDEQALIDAIKAKNIRAGVDVYAHQPGTGEADFTCEVASLPGCSVSHHNGASTDQAQRAVAEETVRIVKQFMDSGEFLHRVN from the coding sequence ATGAAAGTGCTTATCGCAGACAAGTTCGAGGACTTCGGCATTGATGCCCTGAAGAGGCTTGGGTGTGAGGTCAGTTCAGATCCCTCTCTCAGCCCCGAGACGCTAATTGCAGCAATCAGCGCGTTTCAGCCAGATATTCTCATTGTTCGATCGACGAAGGTCCCCGCAGCTGTCATTGATGCTGCTTCCAGTGTCAAACTCATCATTCGTGCTGGCGCAGGGTACGACAATATCGATTGTGCCGCTGCTGCAGCAAGGCACATCGGTGTGTGCAACTGCCCGGGGATGAACGCGATAGCTGTCGCTGAACTTGCGATGGGTCATCTCATCGCGTGTGATCGAAATCTCATGGACCAGAAAACTGCATTGATGCAGGGCAAGTGGAACAAGAAAGGGTTCGCTGGCGCGCGCGGGCTCAAGGGATCAACGCTGGGAATCGTTGGGCTTGGTGCGATTGGCAAAGAACTGGCAAAGCGCGCTCGTGCATTTGACATCAACCTGATCATCTGGTCACGTTCCATCACACCCGAAGCTGCAGCCGAACTGGGCGCAACATGCGCTGGCAACGATCGTGCAGCGCTGCTGAACATGCTCCCGCAGTGTGATCATGTGTCGATTCATGTTGCATCCGCGCCGGACACGGATGGGATGTGCGATGAGACGTTTTTCGCCGCAATGAAACCGGGTTCGACATTTATCAATACGGCTCGCGGAAGTGTGTGCGATGAGCAAGCACTTATCGATGCTATCAAAGCAAAGAACATCCGCGCAGGCGTTGATGTGTATGCGCATCAGCCCGGCACGGGTGAAGCAGATTTCACCTGTGAAGTTGCTTCGCTGCCCGGGTGTTCCGTTTCCCACCACAACGGCGCATCAACCGATCAGGCCCAGCGCGCTGTTGCTGAAGAAACTGTGCGCATTGTGAAGCAGTTCATGGACTCCGGCGAGTTCCTGCATCGTGTGAACTGA
- a CDS encoding leucyl aminopeptidase family protein: MFQSVTVATSRTSTVDALAIGYFQGEKLDTKTRAHDTNGLISAALSRNDATGALGSIVEVFGVKGCGRVLLIGLGAKADCCRSAMRTVGGMIGRKLSAINATSVEVDLAGPASQLKRDKGELAEAIGVGLGLISWNFDHLRGTATTLPTRTNLHVHCSDRVMHHGIERGLELAKSSNVTRTLSQTPPNIATPEYMAKACEEMARSVGLKCTVFKGEQLEKERFVGLINVGKASENAPCMVRLEYTPPRGSARSKPIVLVGKTMTYDSGGLSLKINNGMKGMKRDKDGGCAVIGAMHAIATTIKPRVPVVALLMCAENSISDEAYRPDDVITYRNGVTVEVTNTDAEGRLVLADGLCWACEMEDPAAIFDCATLTGGVVVALGSVHCGMWCDDDKLRTAVEEASGRSGERVWRLPHHAEYRAMMKSPIADIVNSAPVREAHPIQGAAFLSYFVDGSIPWCHLDIAGTHATDKDSGPFIPGPTGFGARLIAQAVESYRG; this comes from the coding sequence ATGTTTCAATCCGTTACTGTTGCAACCTCCCGCACATCCACTGTTGATGCGCTCGCTATCGGATACTTCCAGGGCGAGAAGCTCGACACAAAGACGCGCGCTCACGACACAAACGGTCTGATTTCTGCCGCGCTGTCACGCAATGATGCGACCGGCGCACTGGGTTCGATTGTTGAGGTGTTCGGTGTCAAGGGATGCGGTCGTGTGCTTCTCATTGGTCTTGGTGCAAAGGCAGACTGCTGCCGAAGCGCCATGCGCACAGTCGGCGGTATGATCGGTCGCAAACTCAGCGCGATCAATGCGACTTCAGTAGAAGTAGACCTTGCAGGTCCTGCATCGCAACTCAAGCGTGATAAAGGTGAACTTGCCGAGGCGATCGGCGTTGGTCTTGGTTTGATCTCGTGGAACTTTGACCATTTACGAGGAACGGCAACGACATTGCCAACGCGCACCAATCTGCACGTGCATTGCTCCGATCGAGTGATGCATCATGGGATTGAGCGCGGGCTGGAACTCGCAAAGTCATCCAACGTGACGCGAACACTGTCACAGACACCACCCAACATCGCAACGCCTGAGTACATGGCAAAGGCCTGTGAGGAGATGGCTCGTTCAGTTGGTCTGAAATGCACCGTGTTCAAGGGCGAACAGCTTGAAAAAGAACGATTTGTTGGCCTTATCAATGTTGGCAAAGCGTCAGAGAATGCGCCGTGCATGGTGCGCCTTGAGTACACACCGCCGCGCGGAAGCGCCCGATCAAAGCCGATCGTACTGGTCGGCAAGACAATGACCTATGACTCAGGTGGTTTGAGTCTCAAGATCAACAACGGCATGAAGGGCATGAAGCGCGACAAGGATGGTGGATGCGCGGTTATTGGTGCGATGCATGCGATCGCAACAACCATCAAGCCCCGTGTGCCTGTTGTTGCGCTGCTCATGTGTGCAGAGAACTCGATCAGCGACGAAGCATACCGTCCTGACGATGTCATCACATACCGCAATGGTGTGACGGTTGAGGTGACCAATACCGATGCCGAAGGCAGACTCGTACTTGCAGATGGTCTGTGCTGGGCGTGCGAGATGGAGGACCCCGCTGCAATCTTTGACTGCGCAACACTCACCGGCGGTGTTGTTGTTGCACTCGGTTCTGTTCACTGCGGCATGTGGTGCGATGACGACAAACTGCGAACAGCGGTTGAGGAGGCATCCGGTCGATCGGGCGAACGCGTATGGCGTCTGCCCCATCATGCCGAGTATCGTGCAATGATGAAATCACCAATTGCAGATATCGTAAACTCAGCGCCCGTTCGCGAGGCGCATCCTATCCAGGGAGCAGCGTTCCTGAGCTACTTTGTCGACGGCAGCATCCCGTGGTGCCATCTCGATATCGCTGGCACACACGCGACAGACAAGGATTCAGGTCCGTTCATCCCCGGCCCAACGGGGTTCGGTGCGCGTCTGATTGCACAGGCGGTTGAGTCGTACCGCGGCTGA
- a CDS encoding NTP transferase domain-containing protein: protein MTDFTEHRYAVIMAGGAGTRLWPMSRKSTPKQLIPFIERDEQAKSLLQLAVERATRVVPIERVFICTGQAYIDQIATSLPQVPRENLLGEPEGRDTTSAVGFAAAVLEKHDPDAVFCILTADHIIEPVDVFAARMAVGFSLVEAEPSRLVTFSIQPTYPATGFGYVQRAHALADPGATYNGNPIAFSVERFVEKPNEVTAKQYLVSGDFGWNSGMFVWRASTIMQRLHKHMPAIYNTLRAIQQQWGTSAQQETLCELYPTLEKKSIDYAVMEPASRESPSAVCTVLMDLSWLDVGSWPSYAETLVADSNNNRASGVQVVSENSSGNLVAGQAGHTVAMLGCSDLIVITTPNATLIMPRDRAEDLKKIHAKLPDDLK, encoded by the coding sequence ATGACTGATTTCACAGAGCATCGGTATGCTGTCATCATGGCCGGGGGAGCAGGAACGCGTCTCTGGCCGATGTCGCGAAAATCCACGCCCAAGCAGTTGATCCCGTTTATTGAGCGAGACGAGCAGGCTAAATCGCTGCTTCAACTCGCGGTTGAGCGCGCGACTCGCGTTGTCCCAATCGAGCGTGTTTTTATCTGCACTGGGCAGGCATACATTGATCAGATTGCAACCTCACTCCCACAGGTGCCGCGCGAGAACCTGTTGGGAGAGCCGGAGGGACGGGACACAACCAGTGCGGTTGGGTTTGCAGCGGCGGTGCTTGAGAAGCACGATCCCGACGCTGTGTTCTGCATTCTGACAGCCGACCATATCATCGAGCCTGTCGATGTGTTCGCAGCGCGCATGGCAGTAGGATTCTCACTTGTTGAAGCTGAGCCATCACGTCTCGTGACGTTCTCAATCCAGCCGACGTACCCAGCCACCGGGTTCGGATATGTGCAGCGTGCCCACGCGCTCGCGGATCCAGGCGCAACATACAACGGCAACCCCATCGCATTCTCTGTGGAGAGGTTTGTTGAAAAGCCGAATGAAGTGACCGCGAAGCAATACCTTGTGTCCGGCGATTTCGGATGGAACAGCGGCATGTTTGTCTGGCGCGCGTCGACCATCATGCAGCGTCTGCACAAGCACATGCCAGCAATCTACAATACTCTCCGCGCGATCCAGCAGCAGTGGGGGACATCGGCGCAGCAGGAAACACTGTGCGAGTTGTATCCGACACTCGAAAAGAAGAGTATCGACTATGCTGTCATGGAGCCTGCGTCGCGCGAGTCGCCCTCCGCTGTTTGCACGGTACTGATGGATCTGTCATGGCTGGATGTTGGATCGTGGCCAAGCTACGCCGAGACACTGGTTGCGGATTCGAACAACAACCGTGCCAGCGGTGTGCAGGTGGTCAGTGAAAACAGTTCGGGCAATCTCGTTGCGGGGCAGGCTGGACACACTGTGGCAATGCTGGGGTGCAGTGATCTTATCGTTATCACGACGCCGAATGCAACGCTGATTATGCCGCGAGACAGGGCTGAGGATCTGAAAAAGATTCACGCGAAGCTTCCGGACGACCTAAAGTAA